A genomic window from Candidatus Binatia bacterium includes:
- a CDS encoding CmcJ/NvfI family oxidoreductase, with the protein MAETEMARPDKQEPALEFVETSLTYLVDTGEKPVSHSNAPGATPVQHTGKYEDRPATIQNGRLIRDRLSLEREGFIFIDHETRMSDFYNEDELRSVYYPEIERLVKDLTGAARVLIFDYTLRAEDDATREEKKVREPVRRVHNDYTEWSGPQRVRDLMPEEAEALLQRRFAVIQVWRPIRNPVQTAPLAIADARSLAPKDLIPTERRYSDRVGEIYHITFNPDHRWFYFPDMQRNEALVFKTYDSAKDGRARWTAHASFDDPTSPAAAPPRESIEIRALAFF; encoded by the coding sequence ATGGCTGAAACCGAAATGGCACGACCGGATAAACAGGAACCGGCATTAGAGTTCGTCGAGACTTCGCTTACCTATCTCGTGGACACCGGAGAAAAGCCGGTGAGCCATTCGAACGCGCCCGGCGCGACACCCGTGCAGCATACGGGCAAGTACGAAGACAGACCGGCGACCATCCAAAACGGCCGGCTTATCCGCGACCGTCTTTCGCTCGAGCGTGAAGGATTCATCTTCATAGACCACGAGACCCGCATGTCCGATTTCTACAATGAAGACGAGCTGCGTTCGGTTTACTACCCTGAAATCGAGCGGCTGGTAAAGGATCTGACCGGAGCGGCAAGAGTTCTGATTTTCGACTACACGCTCCGAGCCGAGGACGACGCGACGCGCGAGGAGAAGAAAGTGCGCGAGCCGGTTCGGAGAGTGCACAACGACTATACCGAGTGGTCAGGCCCGCAGCGGGTGCGCGATTTGATGCCGGAAGAAGCTGAGGCGCTCCTCCAGCGTCGCTTCGCGGTAATCCAGGTGTGGCGACCGATTCGCAACCCGGTGCAAACGGCGCCGCTCGCCATCGCCGATGCACGGAGCCTGGCGCCCAAAGACCTGATTCCGACCGAACGCAGATATTCGGACCGGGTCGGCGAGATCTACCACATTACCTTCAATCCCGATCACCGCTGGTTCTATTTCCCGGACATGCAAAGAAACGAAGCCCTTGTCTTCAAGACGTATGATTCCGCAAAGGACGGCCGCGCGCGTTGGACGGCGCACGCCTCCTTCGACGATCCGACGAGCCCGGCGGCTGCCCCACCGCGGGAAAGCATCGAAATCCGTGCGCTGGCGTTCTTTTAG